A single Actinomycetota bacterium DNA region contains:
- a CDS encoding CDP-alcohol phosphatidyltransferase family protein produces MTPANAITLTRVLATPFLVALILSEEAGWGLVGFWTVLAISDVFDGWLARRHGATRSGAFLDPLADKIVVLAAMAALVSVGRLWWLPVVVMGLREVAISAYRSYVGRRGVSVPARPLAKAKTWAQAITVFVALVPAEGRGFDVALAALVWVAVALTLVTGSQYLWDGRRVIHEL; encoded by the coding sequence ATGACGCCGGCCAACGCCATCACCCTCACCCGGGTGCTGGCCACGCCGTTCCTGGTGGCGCTCATCCTCTCCGAGGAGGCGGGCTGGGGGCTGGTGGGGTTCTGGACCGTGCTGGCCATCTCCGACGTGTTCGACGGATGGCTGGCCCGCCGCCACGGGGCCACCCGTTCGGGGGCCTTCCTCGACCCGCTGGCCGACAAGATCGTCGTGCTGGCGGCCATGGCCGCCCTGGTGTCGGTGGGCCGCCTGTGGTGGCTACCGGTGGTGGTCATGGGCCTGAGGGAGGTGGCCATCAGCGCCTACCGGTCCTACGTGGGCCGCCGGGGTGTGTCGGTCCCGGCCCGGCCCCTGGCCAAGGCCAAGACCTGGGCCCAGGCCATCACCGTGTTCGTCGCCCTGGTGCCGGCCGAGGGCCGCGGGTTCGACGTGGCCCTGGCCGCGTTGGTGTGGGTGGCGGTGGCGTTGACCCTCGTCACCGGCTCCCAGTACCTGTGGGACGGGCGCCGGGTCATCCATGAACTGTGA
- a CDS encoding competence/damage-inducible protein A, with amino-acid sequence MNCEVVAVGTELLLGQVVDTNSAWLGQRLAMAGIDCRFQTRVGDNEGRIADAVRVALGRSDAVLVCGGLGPTQDDITREALAAVLDVPLVRDGAMLESIGQIFAARRREMPEANVRQADRPEGATFVPQVRGTAPGLICEAGGGKVIYAVPGVPHEMVEMVERAVVPDLVRRAGARAVIVSRLLRTWGLAEAALAELVAPRVDRQTNPTIAFLAQGIEGINLRLTAKAADPGAAADLLDAEEAELRRLLGERLFGVDDQTMEKVVAVLLEERGLSLGVAESLTGGLVGARLAETEGASRWLRGSVVAYDSQVKFDLLGVPEGPVVSAEAAAAMARGACRALRADVGLGITGVAGPATQEDQAVGTVFMAVSVRGEVTTAEAHFPGDRQHVRHFSAITLLDMARRRLLST; translated from the coding sequence ATGAACTGTGAGGTCGTAGCGGTCGGCACCGAGCTGCTGCTCGGCCAGGTCGTGGACACCAACTCGGCGTGGCTGGGCCAGCGCCTGGCCATGGCGGGCATCGACTGCCGCTTCCAGACCCGGGTGGGCGACAACGAGGGCCGGATCGCGGACGCCGTGCGGGTCGCCCTGGGCCGCAGCGATGCCGTGTTGGTGTGCGGCGGCTTGGGCCCCACCCAGGACGACATCACCCGCGAAGCCCTGGCCGCCGTGCTCGACGTGCCCCTCGTGCGGGACGGGGCCATGTTGGAGTCGATCGGCCAGATCTTCGCGGCCCGCCGCCGGGAGATGCCCGAGGCCAACGTCCGCCAGGCCGACCGGCCCGAGGGGGCCACGTTCGTCCCCCAGGTGAGGGGGACGGCGCCCGGCCTGATCTGCGAGGCGGGCGGCGGCAAGGTGATCTACGCGGTGCCGGGCGTGCCCCACGAGATGGTCGAGATGGTCGAGCGGGCGGTGGTCCCCGACCTGGTGCGCCGGGCCGGCGCCCGGGCCGTCATCGTGAGCCGCCTCCTGCGCACCTGGGGCCTGGCCGAGGCTGCCCTGGCCGAGCTGGTGGCGCCGCGCGTCGACCGCCAGACCAACCCCACGATCGCCTTCCTGGCCCAGGGGATCGAGGGGATCAACCTTCGGTTGACGGCCAAGGCGGCCGATCCGGGGGCGGCCGCCGACCTGCTCGACGCCGAGGAGGCCGAGCTGCGGCGCCTGCTGGGTGAGCGGCTCTTCGGCGTCGACGACCAGACGATGGAGAAGGTGGTGGCGGTGCTCCTCGAGGAGAGAGGCCTGTCCCTGGGGGTGGCCGAGTCGCTGACGGGCGGGCTGGTGGGCGCCCGGCTGGCCGAGACCGAGGGGGCGAGCCGTTGGTTGCGTGGTTCGGTCGTGGCCTACGACAGCCAGGTCAAGTTCGACCTGCTCGGGGTGCCCGAGGGCCCGGTGGTGTCGGCCGAGGCGGCGGCCGCCATGGCCCGGGGCGCGTGCCGGGCCCTGCGGGCCGACGTGGGCCTGGGGATCACGGGCGTGGCCGGCCCCGCCACCCAGGAGGACCAGGCCGTGGGGACCGTGTTCATGGCCGTGTCGGTCCGAGGCGAGGTGACCACGGCCGAGGCCCACTTCCCCGGTGACCGCCAGCACGTCCGCCACTTCTCGGCCATCACCCTTCTCGACATGGCCCGCCGCCGGCTGCTGTCGACCTGA
- the thpR gene encoding RNA 2',3'-cyclic phosphodiesterase, protein MPRLFVAAWPPPEVAEAITGAARQARAVLGPDAPVRWTTPEQWHVTLRFLGAVPDAAALSEALAGAPLPVGPLATLGPGVAWLGRRVLHVPVAGLDDLAGVVAGATAGFGREKPGHPFTGHVTLARVREARGRPRAVGGVAGLVGVEVAGSWTVDEVTLVESHLSAAGARYEVLGRWRLGPR, encoded by the coding sequence GTGCCCCGCCTGTTCGTCGCCGCCTGGCCGCCGCCGGAGGTGGCCGAGGCCATCACCGGGGCCGCCCGCCAGGCCCGGGCCGTGCTGGGCCCGGACGCCCCCGTGCGCTGGACCACCCCGGAGCAGTGGCACGTGACCCTGCGCTTTCTCGGCGCGGTACCCGACGCCGCCGCGCTATCCGAGGCCCTGGCCGGCGCGCCCCTCCCGGTCGGGCCGCTGGCCACGCTCGGGCCGGGCGTGGCCTGGCTGGGCCGGCGGGTGCTCCACGTGCCTGTGGCCGGCCTCGACGACCTGGCCGGGGTGGTGGCCGGGGCCACGGCCGGCTTCGGCCGGGAGAAGCCGGGCCACCCCTTCACGGGGCACGTCACGCTGGCCCGCGTGCGCGAGGCCCGGGGCCGGCCCCGGGCCGTGGGCGGGGTCGCGGGCCTGGTGGGCGTCGAGGTGGCCGGCTCGTGGACGGTGGACGAGGTGACCCTGGTCGAGAGCCACCTGTCAGCCGCCGGCGCCCGCTACGAGGTGCTGGGACGCTGGCGCCTGGGCCCTCGCTGA